The Coffea eugenioides isolate CCC68of chromosome 8, Ceug_1.0, whole genome shotgun sequence genome has a segment encoding these proteins:
- the LOC113779742 gene encoding thaumatin-like protein — protein MKTFNSFSISTLLIIAFLSASAHAATFDIRNNCPYTVWAAAVPGGGRRLDRGQTWTINVAAGTAGARIWARTNCKFDGNGRGSCQTGDCGGVLQCTAYGRPPNTLAEYALNQFNNLDFFDISLVDGFNVPMDFSPTSNGCTRGIRCTADINGQCPNQLRAPGGCNNPCTVFKTDQYCCNSGSCGPTDYSRFFKTRCPDAYSYPKDDKTSTFTCRGGTNYRVVFCP, from the coding sequence ATGAAAACCTTCAATTCTTTCAGCATCTCCACTCTTCTCATCATTGCTTTCCTCTCAGCCTCCGCCCATGCTGCCACTTTCGACATCCGAAACAATTGTCCCTACACAGTCTGGGCTGCAGCGGTACCTGGCGGTGGTCGAAGGCTAGACCGAGGCCAAACATGGACCATCAACGTGGCAGCCGGCACAGCCGGAGCTCGTATCTGGGCTAGAACAAACTGTAAGTTCGATGGAAACGGCCGTGGCAGCTGTCAGACCGGTGACTGCGGTGGAGTTCTTCAATGCACTGCCTACGGTAGACCACCTAATACTCTAGCAGAATACGCACTGAACCAGTTCAATAACCTGGACTTCTTCGACATTTCCCTTGTTGATGGCTTCAATGTGCCGATGGATTTCAGCCCTACATCCAATGGCTGCACCCGGGGCATCAGGTGCACCGCCGACATAAATGGGCAGTGCCCGAATCAGCTTCGAGCTCCAGGAGGTTGCAACAATCCATGCACTGTTTTCAAGACTGATCAGTACTGCTGCAACTCAGGCAGCTGCGGGCCGACCGACTATTCCAGGTTCTTCAAGACTAGGTGCCCGGATGCATACAGCTATCCGAAAGATGACAAGACTAGCACATTCACTTGCCGAGGAGGAACCAACTATAGGGTTGTCTTTTGCCCATGA